The genomic interval TATACCACAGTGGTTTATCCTTCAGCTATCTCACATTCCTTTAGATATGCTTGTTATCTCAAACCTATTTTGCTGACCGCTACTTGTGCGATAATATCAAACCTTAACTTTTTATatcggacaccctgggatccttcaagaagcttcttgatgagattctgggatcaataagctactaacaaccaaacgagcaagatgggccgaatggggcctcctctcgtttggaaattTTCTTATGTGCCAGTGTGACGCTGGGTGAGTCGCTCAGACCTAAACTTTGAACCCCTGAAATTCAATTTTCGGGAAAACCAAAAAAATCGACCTACTTGTGTAGACGGTGGCGTTCTCTGGGTTCAGATCTCTGTCGCATTTGACGGGAAAGACCTGGAATCGGTAGAGGCTGCCGGGGGTCAGGGAGTCCACCAGCGCGGTCAGCCCGGTGGAGTTCAGAACCTGACTGGTGTTCCCCGACACCTCCACTCGGTACTGACTTACATTACCCGGGCCGGGGGTCCAGCTCAGGGACACGTTGGTTAACGAGACGTTGGAAACAGTCAGGTTACCATAGAAACGATCTGGAACAGGATGGGAAGAGAGGAACCGATCAAGACAAAATCCCCTGGGAAACttacccatagtaaaagcacagcaaagtgtaacaaagcacagtgacagcgtggtaaagcacagagaggtctggtaaagcatagggaagcattgtaaagcacagagaggtgtggtaaagcatagggaagcattgtaaagcacagagaggtctggtaaagcataggggagcattgtaaagcacagagaggtatggtaaagcatagggaagcattgtaaagcacagagaggtgtggtaaagcatagggaagcattgtaaagcacagagaggtctggtaaagcatagggaagcattgtaaagcacagagaggcattgtaaagcacagagaggtgtggtaaagcatagggaagcattgtaaagcacagagaggtgtggtaaagcatagggaagcattgtaaagcacagagaggtatggtaaagcatagggaagcattgtaaagcacagagaggtgtggtaaagcatagggaagcattgtaaagcacagagaggtctggtaaagcatagggaagcattgtaaagcacagagaggtgtggtaaagcatagggaagcattgtaaagcacagagaggtctggtaaagcataggggagcattgtaaagcacagagaggtctggtaaagcatagggaagcattgtaaagcacagagaggtctggtaaagcatagggaagcattgtaaagcacagagaggtgtggtaaagcatagggaagcattgtaaagcacagagaggtctggtaaagcatagggaagcattgtaaagcacagagaggtgtggtaaagcatagagaagcattgtaaagcacagagaaataaataataataataataataataataataataataatattaataccttCGTAACAGATGTATGGAAGCTCAGTTTCGCAGGGCTGGTCGAACCAGGGTCCGAAGCTCAGGAACTTCACGCAGGAGTCGTCCGAGTTGTTGCTGTCGGGCCGGGCTGGGTACCAGTTCTGGAAAGTGAGCGGATCGCCGTTGGACCACTGGGACCAGTCCATGGGCCCGTCGAGCTCCTTGCGCAGCCCGGTCCAGGTGTCGTTGGTCAGGCCTCCCACCAGCAGGGCGGCGTTGTCCGGAGTGACACTCACCAGCTCCCTGAAGCAGGAACGGCAGTGGTTCCGAGCCACAGCCCACTCCGTCGCATTGGACTGGAAGAAATACATCCTCTCCGATCCGACCGGGCCCAGAGAGAGAGCTGGAGGGAAGAGAGAAAGACCACAGTGTGCTCGACTGGAACAGAGCCCCACCCTGCTGCGTTGAAAGCGGCtcttacagtattattattattattattattattattattattattattattattattattattattattgattagtcatttagcacacgcttttatccaaagcgactcacagagactaggggggtgaactctgcttcatcaacaactgctgctgctgctgcagagtcacttccaataggagctcgtttgtttgacgtctcacccgaaggacggagcacaaggaggttcagtgacttgctcagggtcacacacagggagtcagtggctgagctgggatttgaacctcctggtatcaagaccctttcTCTAATTCTGAGTGGTTCATATTTGAGAGTTAAAttcaagagctgctcttcagtacTAGCTGGCTGCCATAGACGTGTGTatcataggctagatcagccagcttttatattagtgagcaacagcgccatctaatgcacagctagtgtattgtCAGCAAAAGCAAAATTAAcctgatccaaagtggcagaaaCTGTACAGATCCTTCTTTCTTTATAAGGTACCTCtgggtttattttattacagagatattttttttattactacaaATTATACATTAAACGATATTTCAATATTACATGTTTGAGAATATTTCAAAACATGAAGAACACATGTTTCTCCagaactacagctgtggccaaatgttttgcatcatccatagaaccaattttgcttcataaagtcgactgaaacctgctgaataatgttaccttaacatattgaattacagaccgctttgtagttttccagatacttcacgaaaaacagacttgaaaattgtgacatttcgaaatctaacatgaaatactactgtactgctgttatggcttccggtagcattttgcaagatcattttgtagtttctttgattgaatgatgtgaaataaatgatctaaattatgttcatagagtggttttatttatttgtattctgtctcaatcctaaaattctaggtgatgcaaaacttttggcctgaGCGGTGTGTTAAGGAAATATCCTCTCaagtttaaaatctttatttttttccattagaACACAGAAGGAACCGTTCTAGCCGTGTAAACTCACCCAGCAAAATGAAAAGCATCTCGCCTCAAGGCTTCTATTCAGCGAACTGGCAGAATCTACAAGGAATCGAATtgatatggttaaaaaaaaaaaaaaaaaataatacaacaagatagtttaaaaaacaaaaaaaaacatcctgatTCATTTCCTAAACTtttgcattttaaagcacagggaagcattgtaaagcacagagaggtctggtaaagcatagggaagcattgtaaagcacagcgaggtgtggtaaagcatagggaagcattgtaaaacacagagaggtctggtaaagcatagggaagcattgtaaagcacagagaggtctggtaaagcatagggaagcattgtaaagcacagagaggtctggtaaagcatagggaagcattgtaaagcacagagaggtgtggtaaagcatagggaagcattgtaaaacacagagaggtctggtaaagcatagggaagcattgtaaagcacagagaggtctggtaaagcatagggaagcattgtaaagcacagagaggtatggtaaagcatagggaagcattgtaaagcacagagaggtctggtaaagcatagggaagcattgtaaagcacagagaggtctggtaaagcatagggaagcatggtaaagcacagagaggtgtggtaaagcatagggaagcattgtaaagcacagagaggtatggtaaagcatagggaagcattgtaaagcacagagaggtctggtaaagcatagggaagcattgtaaagcacagagaggtgtggcaaagcatagggaagcattgtaaagcacagagaggtctgaaaGCATAGGAAAACTACAGTTCAGATCaccgtctcctctttaaaaaatatgcaaaggATTTGAATGAGCGAGACATCTCACGAGTAGAACGCTCCCCCGAATATTCTCTCCTGTTTCCAGGACAGCAGCATCGCTCGGGacggggagtttgttgccggataacttcacACAGACTCCTCGCTCGCTAAATCTCttgctatccctgaatagataactgTCTCCTGTTTAGAAATACGCCaaggattttaatgagctgtCTGTCCCGCAAGCACAGCGGCACCCGAAAATATGACCCACTTACTGTACCAGTGCAGAATGATCGGACGAACGCGTGTTCTGTAGTTCTGTGGATTGAATAAACTACATAACAGAGGTATTAGAACTGTATCAATCTGTAAAGAAATCAAATAAGATGAAGATATCATATGtctgtttaattgatttttattttgaagcACATTGATGGTGTCGATGTATCTCTCCGttttttcaacaaaataaaacttgGTTTCTAACCGTTTCATTTTATGActggtatttatatatatacacactacaaaatgatatcgcaaaagtatttaattttagatttcaaaatgtcacttttcaattcaatatgttaacattatccagcaggtttcattcgactttatgaagcagaattagttcattctatacagaggctgatgcgaaacttttggccagagctgtgtaaTAATATCCTGTCCCGGGACAGGTTTTTGACAAGTAAAGCAGAACTTCGACGCTACCAAACCTCAGCTGCAGGTTACCCGACATTATCAGGGTCCGACCCTGCACAGCACGCTAAAAAACCTACACACGATGATCAAATAAAACTACACACACTTTCTAATTCAGCATTACAAAACACGCCAGTGTAATCCATTTCAGATATCTAGCCGGGACGCCCTTGCAAACGAACAATTTGATAATTCTTGAACCTTACTTGTGAGTTTGGTTCTGCCAGATTTCCTTCCAatctatttaaacaaatattgaatTCCAGTAAGAGCTAGAAGGGAAAAAAATCGTCAACACAGCTATATATGATGCGGTAATATAGGAAAATTAAACATTAGGGATAACTGTACCTCTTAATCCGCTTCTGTTTTCTGCCGAGCTGTTGAGAATCTCGCTTGATTTCCTGGTGAATCTACGAGAGGAACGCAATAAAAGCAGTTGATTTGCATATCACTGATTATAAAGGCAACGGAGCCTTTTTAAAAGCGGGAGGGATGAGCGTTTAATTAACTTCAGATCAAATTAAGATGATGACCGCGCACAGCATTTGAATCGAGAGACTGCTGCTTCGGACACAAATGATATTATTATCCACAACATTATCGCCACCTCTAAAGCGATCGTtgagggattttttttaaattatccaaGTTCTCTGTATATTCCCCGTTTAAAAAGTAGTCTGTTTCTCgagctgaaaaaaaaccaaaaacatcaTAACTTTATCGATataattttgttgtttctttgattacacgatgttaaatacactgtctaaattatgttcatatagttttgtttatacagaattctagttgatgcaaaaATTTTGCTcggtttccctatgctttaccagacctctctgtgctttacaatgcttccctatgctttaccgcgcctctctgtgctttacaatgcttccctatgctttaccacacctctctgtgctttacaatgcttccctatgctttaccagacctctatgtgctttacaatgcttccctatgctttaccagacctctctgtgctttacaatgcttccctatgctttaccacacctctcggtgctttacaatgcttccctatgctttaccagacctctctgtgctttacaatgcttccctatgctttaccagacctcactgtgttttacaatgcttccctatgctttaccagacctctcggtgctttacaatgctcccctatgctttaccacacctctctgtgctttacaatgcttccctatgctttgcagacctctctgtgctttacaatgcttccctatgctttaccagacctctctgtgctttacaatgcttccctatgctttaccagacctctctgtgctttacaatgcttccctatgctttaccagacctctctgtgctttacaatgcttccctatgctttaccacacctctctgtgctttacaatgcttccctatgctttaccagacctctctgtgctttacaatgcttccctatgctttaccagacctctctgtgctttacaatgcttccctatgctttaccagacctctctgtgctttacaatgcttccctatgctttaccagacctctctgtgctttacaatgcttccctatgctttaccacacctctctgtgctttacaatgcttccctatgctttaccagacctctctgtgctttacaatgcttccctatgctttaccacacctctctgtgctttacaatgcttccctatgctttaccagacctctctgtgctttacaatgcttccctatgctttaccagacctctctgtgctttacaatgcttccctatgctttaccacacctctctgtgctttacaatgcttccctatgctttaccagacctctctgtgctttacaatgcttccctatgctttaccagacctctgtgctttacaatgcttccctatgctttaccagacctctctgtgctttacaatgctcccctatgctttaccacacctctctgtgctttacaatgcttccctatgctttaccagacctctctgtgctttacaatgcttccctatgctttaccacacctctctgtgctttacaatgctcccctatgctttaccacacctctctgtgctttacaatgcttccctatgctttactacgcctctctgtgctttacaatgcttccctatgctttaccacacctctctgtgctttacaatgctcccctatgctttaccacacctctctgtgctttacaatgcttccctatgctttactacgcctctctgtgctttacaatgcttccctatgctttaccacacctctctgtgctttacaatgctcccctatgctttcactgtgcttttactgtggtgaGTGTTTAGATGGGTTGTGCCTTATTTGTATCAGCTGGCTAAAATCTGATATAAATGACATCAATATACTATTAAATTACCTATATATAAATGCGCGCTGCCAGTACTGACTTAGGAATGctttcatccagcagtggattgaaaaaaagGATGATGATAAATATATAGAAAATCTATTTTCCACCCCTTCAAATTGACGGTATTACTGTGTGCATAAGAACCGGAAAGCCAAGCTGAATCCGAAGCAGGTTTCAGGGGGAATGGCTTAAAATAACAGAATGCAAATAGTGTTTATAGTTACTGTGCAGCTAAACAAGATCAACATTATCAAGTGCGTGCGAAGCACAAAGGGACCTCTTTACAGCCCGTCACCGGCTCATTTGACTGCCTTTGTTTTATTGACCGTCCGACACAACAACGCAGTCAATTCATAACTACCTGCGGCAGCAATTTAGATACAGAACACACTGCGTCAAAAACAGGCAGGCTGGTCAGTCCAGcggtttaagaaaagggcttgctaccaggaggttcaaatcccggctcagccactgactccctgtgtgtgaccctgagcaagtcactgaacctccttgtgctccgtccttcagatgagacatcaaacaaacgagctcctattggaagtgactctgcagcagcagcagcagcagttgttgatgatgcagagttcaccccctagtctctgcaagtcgctttggaaaAGCGTCTGCAAATTGACGGATATTTAATAACTGAATTAAACTAGGTTCAATTCAGGTTCCAAAAGGAcactgtggccctggagagagtccagcaaagAACAGCCCAACTAACGCCAGTGCTTAAAGGAATGAGATCCACAGAATAAGGGAATGGAATGCATGTGATAAGAATTAAAGATTTGATTGAAGTCTTCAAACTCTTAAAAGGAGCCGACAACCCTTACCTAGCCAGTAAGAACAGAAGTgaagtttgggaacgagaaaaggccattcggcccatcaaggcttgtccccTCGTTAGCGCACCATTCACCCctattggagggggggggggcctaATTTGAAGGGACAGGATCTCgtctttttaaatgttcccagtgttttagattctTCATCTGGTcagctattccatgcatttataactgtaaaaaaaaaaaaaaaaaaaatgtttcctatCTTTTGTCctaaacgctggtctgcttgactcagtttagtttcaataacactgatgaaggtgctagagcccaaacgctggtctgcttgactcagtttagtttcaataacactgatgaaggcactggagcccaaacgctggtctgcttgactcagtctcttctagtttcaataacactgatgaaggcactagagcccaaacgctggccTGCTTGACTCCGTCTCTCCTAGTTTTATTTTGGAATTTGAAGTCAGGACAACACAATAGTTTCCAAGGTAACTTTATTGTCATTTGAATAgacatttcataaaaaaaaagtttcttttattaaaaagtTACAAAATCTCACCCCTCACAGAACAACGGATGAAACAGAACTAATTCAAATACAGTTACaaaagggaggggaggagagggctgtataaaaaaaacaacatatataaaAAGAAGAGGCAGTTTTCCGTTGGGGGAGGGGTTTAACTCAGCCACACCCCGTGGAGCTTAGCCCCACCTCCTGTTTTGCATAAGGGGCGTGGTTTAATCAGAATCGCTCTTGTCTTCCTTGATGAGCAGTTTTTTTCCTCTCTTGGGTGCCAGGCCCTCCCTCTCCTTGCGGCCGTTTTTATGCCTGCGAGAAAGGGTAtaaaacacaaatttaaaaaataaatcaataaatcaaaaaaaaggattaatttttaaccttaaccctttgcggtccattgtcggactgggggggcggggggggggggggaaaggcgtatctcatgaatagtcatacatggtatcaggtatcagataacggggcgttcatagtaaacaagctggctgagtgcgtcagcgcacagaaactatcatggacatttgcagagcttttttcagatgttatagtaataaaataatgactttgatcgcattattgaggagtttggtgataaaacgagtgatccggagatgattgatcggtatgtatgactattatttttattattatttatttcttgcatagatgaaagcgatagcgaacgaaagggtgtggtggggctggagaagcctagtgagtgctttgttgatttgcagggccatttaaacccgtttgactgtggaaaaaaatacattttaaacagctcgtctaaaattaactgcgcgtgtgaaaataaattggacctgacgcgcctgacgcgcacttaataaatggactgcaaagggttaagttatttatttggcagatgcctttatccaaggcgacttacagggttataatgcaagattaatattaaaACTAGTGTAGTTTACTTAAAGTGCAAATAATACCAAGTAAATTACAatgtgaactaggatgcaacaagttaggattacagcaatttatatctacagtgagagattagcagtgcaatagtgcaaggatcaGATGAGGATCCAGTAACTAATCTGATAAGGAGCTAGAAATCAAAGCAAGCGGGCTAACATTCAGGCTGTGCAGAGATTCCGATTTTCCAAGCTGTTCCCTGCATGAAGTTTCAAGTTGTTGGGTttgaattaattaaatggaaaCTAGTTAAAAACTTTGGATGACAGACAGGTCATGTTCTGTTCATTTTTTCGTAAAGCGTTGAACTATTACCGTAAAAACTAGTGAGTAAGTCACCTCGGTATATAAGCCCCACCCCCCCCCATTTTTGAGACAGCAATTTCatgaaaaagcctataggtcacactggtgtataagtcgctcccccctttttaggaccccctaaaatacctagaaaacagacttacaaaggtttttacagtaactattggttcatttacatGAAAGCATCTTCAAGGGAATTGCTGTGAAAGCTGAGTCATATGGCAAtgggttaccccccccccccccccacacacactcacagcttCTCTCTGTACTTCTCCTGCTCACTCTGGGGAACAAGGTCTTTCAGCTCCAGACTTTCATTGATGCGTTTCAGCATCTCATAACGCTCCCTGCCGtggatctgagagagagagagagagagagagagagagagagagaggagagagagagattcaggaCAGGTGCAGTCAGTCCGGCGAGATATCTTACCCAACCCAACCCGCAGAGCTCCAGTCTCATCTGTGGTTTTGTACAAGGGGAATTTTTCTACTGATGCAGATGCAGAGATAATCCAGACAGGGAAACTAGACACAAAACAGCATGTCCAGTatctttgaataataataataaatatatatttttttaaatattatttcaggacatttcagacaaaagcccttcagaTGTGTAGAAAGTAAAGTTATTTCTGAAGTGTACTTGTGTACACACACacttaaacagaaacacacagatagGAAAGTGCAGGCACACACATTATTTCTGCAATTCCAATAAGAACCGtgcagaatgatttcaaatagtATAAGTAAAAATGTAACTGATCTTCATTAATTTCAGTGTAATTTGACATGATGGaatacagagatggaaataagactcctattgcaggttctactaccagcttgatcagccccagtgtgtctaggtaacaagctcaggtgtgtcttattattaaactcctagtgaaaccaggactggatcacactgctgtgcagcgggagtcttgtTCTCAGCCCTGTCACATCACAGCATGCCAGGTTGCAGCCTGCACTGCATGGGGGGGGGTAGTATATAAGTCCGGGGGCAGTACCTGCAGAGTGAAGACTTCCTCTTCAGAGCCGGTCCGGCTCTTCTTGCTGGACCCGGGGGCAGGCAGGGTCACCTCCTTAATACCTGTAGGGGGGGGGTGAAACAAGGGGGCAGGGTGCGAGAGAGGGATGAGAAGTCTGGGATGGGACAGCTGGCAGAAAGGGAGCTTTGTACCGAACGTGAAGCCAGTATCTCAACGCTTATGATCTTTACCAGGGTTTATGTGAAGGCACTAGAGCAGGGGGGGGGGCAATTCCGGTCATGGggggggccggtgtccctcctggtttgtgttccaactgtaccctaaattaattaattgcaccaatgaagtgcttattagaagctgtGTTTAACATGCCTGTGTCGAGGGAAAGCGTGTTTGAAAACGACCGCTGGAGGAACTAGGATTTTGACGCCATGGCAACCACACTCCCTTAtttctattgaaatgtattcatgcgtttactacatagttaatgatttTTCAATCTGCTATGCCATTCTGTTTAAACCCGCAGGCATCGTGGTACTGAGTCTATAAATCCATTGAGATTTCTTTATTCTTCTGTGTCGTACGTTCTCTCATTgaatttcttctaaaactaccaATTGGAGGTTCACGTTAGTGTTGAACTCTtggttcattttctttatttcttatgcTTGACAGGGGACTCTGTATTCTTTTACAGAACGCTGTTCCTGTCTCGCCTACACATGACATTCGATATGTTTGATTTCCACAAACAAGACTGTTAGTTTTGCATTGCGGGTATTCTTAAACTTCTGTTTGGGATTTTacctttacaaatatatttgcatgtgCTCTTAGGGTTTTTAAATgtccttttaaaatacatgtgtccATGATCcacagagagaaaaagaggaagaaagaaaagaaagagagagagaaaaaggagagaaagaaagacaaaGGGGAGAGAGATAAAGAAAGAGCAACTCACACAACTTCCTTTTAGATTTGGGTGATGGAAGAGACTCccgttgcattgcagtttgatccattcctggttttactaggagtttaatattaagacacacctgagcttgttaccgaggcacactggggctgatcaagctggtagtaaaacctggaatgggtgaaactgctatgcgataggagtctgatttccatcccagAGACTGCTGGAACTTACAtggcagagagacacacacacacacacagtctgtaGTTCACAGGCCTAGCGATCCCCAGTCTTGGGTGAGGCACTCACTGCGCTTGGTGCTCCCTGCGGTGGCCTTGCTGCCAGCTTTCTCCAGCTGCTTGCGGCTGTTCTCCTCTTCGCTCTTGAGATCCCGGCCGGGACAGGCGCAGACGCGCACCTCAAAACAGCGACGCCCCAACAGCCGACCACTGCGCCCCAGAACAGGaggagcgagacagagagagagaaacaaatcagcccatcagtgctcagcTGGTTCCTAGCAGCCGACTGATCTAAAAACTGTCAAGTGTCCTTTCTGTGTTGAGGAGGGAGCAGAACCGAACACAGTATTGTAAGAGTCCTCAGCGCGTCACACAGCCTCGCCAGTGCTCTACACTGCAGGGTGATTGGCGGTACTCACTCGCTGGTCTCCAGGGTTACGATGGTGAGGATGGGCCGACGGTTCATCCCACCCATGCAGCTGCTGTTGCACATGTAGTTATAGAGCACCGTGGTGCACTCCGAGCCCACctgcggacagacagacagacagagacaggggtTAGGAGCTGTCATTGCAGGAGGGAGCAGATAGAGGGCGCTGAAGAGTAGTATTGAAGGCAGggattcatattattatttatttggcagacgcctttattcaaggctgtattgaattagctggctctcggatccccagtacagcactgagttctctatactagactgtattgaattagctggctctcagatctccagtacagcactgagttctctatactagactgtattgaattagctggctctcagatccccagtacagcactgagttctctatactagactgtattgaattagctggctctcagatccccagtacagcacggAGTCCTCTATACTACAGagtatgtgtaatacatatatatcaCACACGTTCCATACGT from Acipenser ruthenus chromosome 50, fAciRut3.2 maternal haplotype, whole genome shotgun sequence carries:
- the LOC117970978 gene encoding cellular tumor antigen p53-like isoform X4 translates to MHVRVPPPPGAIVRATAVYKKSEHVAEVVRRCPHHERTPENNEGPVPPGHLIRIEGNQLAQYVEDQRTRRQSVLVPYESPQVGSECTTVLYNYMCNSSCMGGMNRRPILTIVTLETSDGRLLGRRCFEVRVCACPGRDLKSEEENSRKQLEKAGSKATAGSTKRSIKEVTLPAPGSSKKSRTGSEEEVFTLQIHGRERYEMLKRINESLELKDLVPQSEQEKYREKLHKNGRKEREGLAPKRGKKLLIKEDKSDSD
- the LOC117970978 gene encoding cellular tumor antigen p53-like isoform X3, with translation MVGEYSPGLNKLFCQLAKTCPVQMHVRVPPPPGAIVRATAVYKKSEHVAEVVRRCPHHERTPENNEGPVPPGHLIRIEGNQLAQYVEDQRTRRQSVLVPYESPQVGSECTTVLYNYMCNSSCMGGMNRRPILTIVTLETSDGRLLGRRCFEVRVCACPGRDLKSEEENSRKQLEKAGSKATAGSTKRSIKEVTLPAPGSSKKSRTGSEEEVFTLQIHGRERYEMLKRINESLELKDLVPQSEQEKYREKLHKNGRKEREGLAPKRGKKLLIKEDKSDSD